A window of the Desulfotignum phosphitoxidans DSM 13687 genome harbors these coding sequences:
- the iscB gene encoding RNA-guided endonuclease IscB has translation MLPQSRPLEAWVADNLQGCGRNGSGHTAAVQQSRGESSTDARVEPSPAFAVNGVSRVFVLDKKGKPLMPCHPARARKFLAQGRARVHQMFPFTIRLVDRIREDSDVQPVNVKLDPGAKTTGMAVVRQDGGHIQILHLSELTHRGAAIRKKLDQRSNYRRRRRTANLWYRKKRFDNRTQPKGWLPPSLKSRVDNTLSWVKKYQRFCPFTGIVLERVRFDTQKLQNPDISGIEYQQGTLFGYEVKEYLLEKYKRTCAYCNGLSKDPFLEIEHFIPRNPSKGDKGSNRISNLAIACKTCNQESKKNLQPADWISLLSRSRKKIDQVRVKNATRFLEGRRPSLASTAAVNATRNAIFFELRDLGLPVECSTGGRTKYNRSRLDIPKTHCLDAACTGHVESVSGWKQNVFLIKAMGRGSYQRTRVDKYGFPRGTLMAQKTVKGFATGDMVKAIVPTGKKKGTYIGRVAVRKSGSFNIQTNTETVQGISWKYCKIISRQNGYNFASQVSSPT, from the coding sequence ATGCTTCCTCAGTCCCGCCCTCTTGAAGCCTGGGTTGCAGACAACCTTCAGGGGTGTGGACGAAACGGGTCCGGGCATACAGCCGCTGTGCAACAATCCCGAGGGGAGAGTTCAACCGATGCCAGGGTTGAACCGTCACCCGCCTTTGCGGTGAACGGCGTAAGCCGTGTTTTTGTACTCGACAAGAAAGGTAAACCCTTAATGCCGTGTCATCCGGCCAGGGCAAGAAAGTTTCTTGCACAGGGCCGGGCGCGGGTTCACCAGATGTTTCCATTTACCATTAGACTTGTTGACCGGATCCGGGAGGACAGTGATGTGCAACCGGTTAATGTGAAACTTGATCCCGGCGCCAAAACCACCGGCATGGCCGTGGTGAGACAGGATGGCGGTCATATCCAGATCCTGCACCTGTCGGAACTGACCCACCGGGGCGCTGCCATCCGGAAAAAACTTGATCAAAGATCCAATTATCGGAGAAGACGGAGAACCGCAAACCTCTGGTATCGAAAGAAAAGATTCGATAACAGAACTCAGCCCAAAGGGTGGCTTCCGCCAAGTCTCAAATCACGGGTGGATAATACTTTATCCTGGGTGAAAAAGTATCAACGGTTCTGCCCGTTTACAGGCATTGTCCTTGAACGGGTCCGGTTCGATACTCAGAAACTGCAGAATCCGGACATTTCAGGGATCGAGTATCAGCAAGGAACATTGTTCGGGTACGAGGTAAAGGAATACCTGCTTGAAAAATATAAACGGACTTGTGCTTACTGCAATGGCTTGAGCAAGGATCCGTTTTTGGAGATTGAACATTTCATCCCCCGCAATCCCTCAAAAGGGGATAAGGGATCAAACCGGATCAGTAACCTGGCCATTGCCTGCAAAACCTGTAATCAGGAATCAAAAAAGAACCTGCAGCCGGCAGACTGGATCAGCCTTTTATCCAGGTCACGGAAAAAGATAGATCAGGTCCGGGTCAAAAACGCCACCAGGTTCCTGGAAGGGAGAAGACCCTCCCTTGCATCAACCGCAGCGGTAAACGCCACCAGGAACGCTATCTTTTTTGAACTCAGGGACCTGGGCCTGCCGGTGGAATGCTCAACCGGTGGCAGGACAAAATACAACCGGTCCCGGCTGGACATACCCAAAACCCATTGCCTGGATGCTGCCTGCACCGGCCATGTGGAGTCGGTATCCGGCTGGAAACAAAACGTGTTCCTGATAAAGGCCATGGGCCGGGGCAGTTATCAAAGAACCCGTGTGGATAAATACGGCTTCCCCCGGGGAACCTTAATGGCCCAAAAGACGGTAAAGGGTTTTGCCACCGGGGATATGGTTAAAGCAATCGTTCCTACTGGTAAGAAGAAAGGAACGTATATTGGCAGAGTGGCTGTCCGGAAGTCCGGCAGCTTTAATATTCAAACTAATACGGAAACCGTCCAGGGAATATCCTGGAAGTATTGCAAAATCATATCCCGTCAGAACGGGTATAATTTTGCAAGCCAAGTTTCCTCCCCGACATGA
- a CDS encoding glycosyltransferase, protein MEFTGERFVSTLNEAVISYEHWHRYLFATAFVKDKVVVDIASGDGYGSHLLADSGARRVIGIDVDPEAVDNARSVHCRPNLEYINGSIAAIPVASASIDTLVSFETIEHVDSDLQEAFLKEAGRVLTPEGTLIISTPDKRTYSDIPGYQNAFHVKEFYVDEFLDFLRSRFRYVELLGQKVFSGSYIWPEAGGDGRFTEYAIRPTENGFVPSEETTKKMVYALTLCSNFAPVPSYASLLVDSEDLILGQKDEMIAAGFEQLALKDAHIALKDEHIVLKDRQIRAQDEVIARKEQEYEKLRQYLLDSQHHIEKLEDRLRRRSVKYRARQGRVVLRQICHATRDLARLARRDPGAAARRLARLRSFRPKAFWEKINFAMLHNTQLSLCEVYDCPPLDQTPRISVVMPVYNVAVKWLSRAVDSVLGQAYDNFELVIVDDGSTRAETLDYLRQLEGRGDSRIIIQMNTENKGISAASNQVVALATGAYVALLDNDDELRKNALYEVARAINEHGPDVIYSDEAKVDVHGSIKFPFLKPDWSPDLLRSQMYICHLLVFKKSLFNQAKGFDSRFDGSQDYDLMLRFSELTTRIHHIPKILYFWREIASSTALNPDAKPLSQSAGLNALDQHLKRVYGPDAHADKTPYRFVYDARYPLSGNVKASIIIPTRDHSELLADCIHSIMTKTDHANFEVLIMDNNSREEKTRKWFISVTEQHDNVRVIDAFYPFNWSKLNNHGARHATGDILVFLNNDTLVISPDWLTRICENASRPDIGVVGGLMLYEDDTIQHAGVVVGMGGWADHVFKNCPSAHFFHPFLSPMLTRNVLAVTGACLGISRKVFEEISGFDEDFIVCGSDVAIALKALEKGYVNLYSPYVKLYHLESKTRTSYIPDVDFEMSRKAYAKWIQHGDPYYNPNLSLESLTPVLKDKKM, encoded by the coding sequence ATGGAGTTTACCGGAGAACGATTTGTCTCGACATTGAATGAAGCCGTCATCAGCTATGAGCACTGGCACAGGTATCTTTTTGCCACCGCCTTTGTAAAGGACAAAGTGGTGGTGGATATTGCCTCGGGGGACGGTTACGGCAGCCATCTGCTTGCCGACAGCGGTGCCCGGAGGGTAATCGGCATTGACGTGGATCCGGAGGCGGTTGACAATGCCCGGTCTGTCCACTGCCGGCCCAACCTCGAATATATCAACGGCAGCATTGCGGCCATTCCTGTGGCCTCTGCCAGTATCGACACCCTGGTTTCCTTTGAGACCATTGAGCATGTGGATTCAGATCTCCAGGAGGCCTTCTTAAAGGAGGCCGGCAGGGTGCTTACGCCCGAGGGCACTCTGATCATCTCCACACCGGACAAGAGAACGTATTCCGATATCCCGGGATATCAAAACGCGTTCCATGTCAAGGAGTTCTACGTCGACGAGTTCCTTGATTTCCTGAGATCCCGGTTCAGGTATGTCGAGCTTCTGGGCCAGAAGGTCTTTTCCGGCTCCTATATCTGGCCTGAGGCGGGCGGGGACGGCCGGTTCACAGAGTACGCCATCCGTCCCACGGAAAACGGGTTTGTACCTTCAGAGGAAACGACAAAAAAGATGGTTTATGCCCTGACCCTCTGTTCCAACTTTGCACCGGTCCCCTCCTATGCCTCTCTTCTGGTGGACAGTGAAGACCTTATCCTGGGCCAGAAGGACGAGATGATCGCTGCGGGATTTGAGCAACTGGCCCTCAAAGATGCGCATATCGCCCTCAAAGACGAGCATATCGTCCTCAAAGACCGGCAGATCCGGGCCCAGGACGAGGTGATCGCCAGAAAAGAGCAGGAGTATGAAAAACTGCGGCAATACCTTTTGGACAGCCAGCACCACATTGAAAAACTCGAAGACCGACTCCGCCGACGTTCTGTGAAATACCGTGCGCGGCAGGGCAGAGTGGTCCTGAGACAGATCTGCCACGCCACCAGGGACCTGGCCCGCCTGGCCCGCAGGGATCCGGGGGCTGCGGCACGGCGGCTTGCACGGCTCAGGTCCTTCAGGCCCAAAGCCTTTTGGGAAAAGATCAACTTTGCCATGCTTCACAATACCCAGCTCAGTCTCTGCGAGGTCTACGACTGTCCCCCCCTGGATCAGACCCCCAGAATCTCAGTGGTGATGCCGGTGTACAACGTGGCGGTCAAATGGCTCTCTCGTGCCGTGGATTCCGTGCTGGGCCAGGCCTATGACAATTTTGAACTGGTCATCGTGGATGACGGGTCCACCCGGGCCGAGACGTTGGACTACCTGAGACAGCTGGAAGGCCGGGGGGACAGCCGGATCATCATACAGATGAACACCGAGAACAAAGGCATCTCCGCGGCTTCCAACCAGGTGGTGGCCCTGGCCACAGGAGCGTATGTCGCCCTGTTGGACAACGATGACGAACTGCGGAAAAATGCCCTGTATGAGGTGGCCAGAGCGATCAATGAGCACGGCCCGGATGTGATCTATTCCGATGAGGCAAAAGTGGATGTCCACGGCAGCATAAAGTTTCCTTTTCTGAAACCGGACTGGTCACCGGACCTGCTCAGATCCCAGATGTATATCTGCCATCTGCTGGTATTTAAAAAATCGTTGTTCAACCAGGCAAAAGGATTTGACTCCCGGTTTGACGGCAGCCAGGACTATGATCTGATGCTGCGGTTTTCGGAACTGACCACAAGGATTCATCATATTCCCAAAATCCTTTATTTCTGGCGGGAAATCGCTTCTTCAACCGCGCTGAATCCGGACGCAAAGCCGTTATCCCAGTCGGCCGGCCTGAATGCGCTGGACCAGCACCTGAAACGGGTCTACGGCCCGGATGCCCATGCGGACAAAACCCCATACCGGTTTGTGTACGATGCCCGGTATCCACTGTCCGGGAATGTGAAAGCATCCATCATCATTCCCACCCGGGATCATTCGGAACTTCTGGCTGATTGCATCCACAGCATCATGACTAAGACCGATCATGCCAATTTCGAAGTGCTGATCATGGACAATAATTCCAGGGAAGAAAAAACCCGGAAGTGGTTCATATCCGTGACAGAACAGCACGACAATGTCCGGGTGATCGATGCGTTTTATCCGTTCAACTGGTCTAAGCTGAACAACCATGGTGCCCGGCATGCCACAGGAGATATTCTGGTTTTTTTGAACAACGATACCCTGGTGATCAGCCCGGACTGGCTGACCCGGATCTGTGAAAACGCTTCCCGGCCGGATATCGGGGTGGTGGGCGGGCTGATGCTGTATGAAGATGACACCATCCAGCACGCAGGCGTCGTTGTGGGCATGGGGGGATGGGCGGATCATGTTTTCAAGAACTGTCCATCGGCACATTTTTTCCATCCCTTTCTTTCTCCCATGCTGACGCGGAATGTGCTGGCAGTGACCGGCGCCTGTCTTGGAATTTCACGAAAAGTGTTTGAAGAGATCAGCGGATTTGATGAAGACTTTATTGTCTGCGGCAGTGATGTGGCCATTGCCCTGAAAGCATTGGAAAAAGGATATGTGAACCTGTACTCCCCCTATGTGAAGCTGTATCATCTTGAATCCAAAACCAGAACATCGTATATACCGGATGTGGATTTTGAAATGTCCCGGAAAGCCTATGCAAAATGGATACAGCACGGGGATCCCTATTATAATCCGAACCTGAGTCTTGAGAGCCTGACACCGGTTTTAAAAGATAAAAAGATGTGA
- the rfbA gene encoding glucose-1-phosphate thymidylyltransferase RfbA has translation MKGIILAGGSGTRLYPVTRVVSKQLLPIYDKPMIFYPLSVLMLAGIRDILIISTPQDLPRFQDLLGNGTQWGIQLSYQVQPKPEGLAQAFILGENFIGTDHVCLILGDNLFYGHGLSRRFQLAAARNTGATVFGYQVTDPERYGVVTFDDAGKAIDIEEKPACPKSSFAITGLYFYDNEVIDIAKGLSLSPRGELEITDVNRTYLEKGRLHVEQMGRGTAWLDTGTHSSLLEASLFIETMEKRQGLKVACLEEIAYRMGFIDQDQVLALAANYSKTEYGTYLLGLFDAQICKPVDI, from the coding sequence ATGAAAGGTATCATTCTTGCCGGCGGTTCCGGCACCAGACTTTATCCGGTCACCCGGGTGGTCAGCAAACAGCTGCTGCCCATCTATGACAAACCCATGATCTTTTATCCATTGTCAGTTCTCATGCTGGCCGGGATCCGGGATATTCTGATCATCTCCACTCCCCAGGACCTGCCCCGGTTTCAAGACCTGCTCGGAAACGGCACCCAGTGGGGGATTCAGCTGTCCTATCAGGTGCAGCCAAAGCCTGAAGGGCTGGCACAAGCCTTTATTCTGGGGGAAAATTTCATCGGGACCGACCATGTCTGTCTGATTCTGGGGGACAACCTGTTCTACGGCCATGGCCTTTCCCGGCGGTTCCAGCTGGCAGCGGCAAGGAATACAGGTGCCACGGTATTCGGGTATCAGGTGACAGATCCGGAACGATATGGGGTGGTGACCTTTGATGACGCGGGCAAAGCCATTGATATTGAGGAAAAACCGGCGTGTCCCAAATCCAGTTTTGCCATTACCGGCTTGTATTTTTACGACAATGAGGTGATTGACATCGCCAAAGGCCTTTCTTTGTCCCCCCGGGGCGAATTGGAAATTACAGACGTGAACCGGACCTATCTTGAAAAAGGCCGGCTGCATGTGGAACAGATGGGGCGCGGGACCGCCTGGTTGGATACGGGCACCCATTCGTCTTTGCTGGAAGCATCCTTGTTTATTGAAACCATGGAAAAGCGCCAGGGGCTCAAGGTCGCCTGCCTGGAGGAGATCGCCTACAGGATGGGATTTATTGATCAGGACCAGGTGCTGGCTCTGGCCGCAAATTACAGCAAAACCGAGTATGGGACTTATCTGCTGGGATTGTTTGATGCCCAGATCTGCAAACCCGTTGATATTTGA
- a CDS encoding rhamnosyltransferase WsaF family glycosyltransferase yields MLNRFTRAIAAYARKNEFIRDKLKTMVQPHVTAMMNTSIPEITPVNVRHSDADATRINILVPSINQAHVFGGISTALSFFEQLASQARVQKRIITTDTMPEPDAEKRFPGYAIVSASTDTSHANQIVGFGDRAEKTIPVRKNDCFMATAWWTAFNARKIVQWQHETYARPIQKMIYFIQDFEPGFYPWSSRFALAESTYRNDHPQAAVFNSSLLHRFFRENGYVFDDEFVFEPVLNQNLKKGLAQNRPVVKKKQILVYGRPSVARNAFSLIIEALKSWVWTRQDIHDWTVISAGEKHPDIDLGNQMTLTSVGKLSLEGYTQILKESGVGISLMISPHPSYPPMEMAMFGMGVISNIHAGKDLSEWHENIHSIDLSVDTLVAALTDICDRFSRDPAVFLDKKLHKKEYMDTHDQFHFMTDLVISLFNKKNSE; encoded by the coding sequence ATGTTGAACCGATTCACCCGTGCGATTGCAGCGTATGCCAGAAAAAATGAATTTATCAGAGACAAGTTGAAAACCATGGTACAGCCCCATGTCACAGCAATGATGAATACATCGATTCCCGAAATCACTCCCGTCAACGTCAGACACTCGGATGCGGATGCAACCAGAATCAACATTCTGGTTCCTTCCATCAATCAGGCCCATGTCTTTGGCGGTATTTCCACGGCATTGTCATTTTTTGAGCAGCTGGCCAGTCAAGCCCGGGTTCAGAAACGGATTATCACGACGGATACCATGCCTGAACCGGATGCTGAAAAGCGTTTTCCCGGTTATGCGATTGTGTCTGCTTCAACAGACACTTCCCATGCCAATCAGATTGTCGGTTTCGGGGACAGAGCTGAAAAGACCATTCCTGTGAGGAAAAATGACTGTTTCATGGCCACGGCCTGGTGGACGGCATTCAATGCACGGAAAATAGTGCAGTGGCAGCATGAGACATACGCCAGGCCCATTCAAAAGATGATCTATTTTATCCAGGATTTTGAACCTGGTTTTTATCCATGGTCCAGCCGGTTTGCACTGGCAGAAAGCACCTATCGCAATGACCATCCCCAGGCGGCTGTGTTCAACTCTTCATTGCTCCACCGTTTTTTCAGGGAAAATGGATATGTCTTTGATGATGAATTCGTGTTTGAACCGGTGCTGAACCAGAATTTGAAAAAGGGACTGGCTCAAAATCGGCCTGTGGTCAAAAAAAAGCAGATTCTTGTGTATGGACGGCCCAGTGTGGCGCGTAATGCATTTTCTTTGATCATTGAGGCCTTGAAAAGCTGGGTCTGGACCCGGCAGGATATCCATGACTGGACTGTGATTTCCGCCGGGGAGAAACATCCGGATATTGACCTGGGAAATCAAATGACACTGACATCCGTGGGCAAGCTTTCTCTGGAGGGGTATACACAGATATTAAAGGAATCAGGCGTGGGAATCTCTTTAATGATTTCACCGCACCCCAGTTATCCGCCCATGGAAATGGCCATGTTCGGTATGGGTGTTATATCCAATATCCATGCCGGTAAGGATCTGTCTGAATGGCATGAAAACATCCATTCCATTGATCTGTCTGTGGACACCCTGGTGGCTGCATTGACAGATATCTGTGACCGGTTTTCCCGGGACCCTGCCGTTTTTCTGGATAAAAAACTGCACAAAAAAGAATATATGGACACACATGATCAGTTTCACTTCATGACAGATCTGGTCATTTCACTTTTTAACAAGAAAAACAGCGAGTAA
- the rfbD gene encoding dTDP-4-dehydrorhamnose reductase, which yields MKVLITGADGQLGGELMQVFPDGWTVVGVDLPGVDITDEEQVSQMMAEIQPDWVINCAAYTQVDKAESDAGAAFAVNCDGAANLARSARQRGARLVHISTDFVFSGNQFRPYRSDDLPAPVSVYGKTKLAGEKAVQDILGKEALIIRTAWLYAAHGNNFVKTMIRLMREKEMLTVVDDQIGTPCWAGGLAKVVWAAVENQLTGIFHWTDAGVASWYDFAVAIQEEATDAGLLDRILPIHPVPTRQYPTPAARPAFSVLDKSDLAVATGVWPRHWRVGLRRMLGQLKNRVE from the coding sequence ATGAAAGTGCTGATTACCGGAGCTGACGGGCAGCTGGGGGGAGAATTGATGCAGGTTTTCCCTGATGGCTGGACAGTGGTGGGGGTGGACTTGCCCGGGGTGGATATCACGGATGAAGAACAGGTGAGCCAGATGATGGCGGAAATTCAGCCGGACTGGGTGATCAACTGTGCTGCTTACACCCAGGTGGACAAGGCTGAATCAGATGCGGGTGCGGCGTTTGCAGTCAACTGTGACGGTGCTGCCAACCTGGCCCGGTCCGCTCGGCAGCGTGGGGCCCGGCTGGTGCATATTTCGACAGATTTCGTGTTCAGCGGGAATCAGTTTCGTCCCTATCGCTCTGATGACCTCCCGGCACCGGTTTCTGTATACGGAAAAACCAAACTGGCCGGGGAAAAGGCGGTACAGGACATCCTGGGAAAAGAGGCATTGATCATCCGCACGGCCTGGCTGTATGCTGCCCATGGCAACAATTTTGTGAAAACCATGATCCGGCTTATGAGGGAAAAAGAGATGCTCACGGTGGTCGATGATCAAATCGGGACTCCCTGCTGGGCAGGGGGGCTGGCAAAGGTGGTGTGGGCCGCCGTGGAAAATCAGCTGACCGGTATATTCCACTGGACGGATGCCGGGGTGGCATCCTGGTATGATTTTGCCGTAGCGATCCAGGAAGAGGCGACAGATGCGGGTCTGCTGGACCGGATTCTCCCGATACACCCTGTTCCCACCCGTCAGTATCCGACCCCGGCTGCCAGACCGGCGTTCAGTGTTCTGGATAAATCAGACCTGGCCGTGGCCACGGGAGTCTGGCCCCGGCATTGGCGGGTCGGGTTGCGCCGGATGCTCGGACAACTTAAAAACCGCGTGGAATAA
- the rfbB gene encoding dTDP-glucose 4,6-dehydratase translates to MKQILVTGGAGFIGTNFIRYVHRNRQDWHIVNLDALTYAGNPGNHRNLEKDPRYTFVHGNICDGDLVTSLFDQYRFDGVFHFAAESHVDRSIAGPDVFVKTNVTGTFVLLDAALAHVRRHKDKKFRFVHVSTDEVYGSLGIDEPAFTETTAYDPSSPYSASKAASDHLVKAWYRTFGLPVIVTNCSNNYGPYQFPEKLIPLMVLNCLDNQPLPVYGNGKNIRDWLYVTDHCDALVRACERGIPGETYNIGGGEEKTNLEVVETVCDIVDEKTGKQPGTSRNLITFVQDRPGHDLRYAINPDKSYEKIGYKAGFSFDQALSVTVDWYLENMEWVKSVQTGAYREWIRTHYRRGQERLEK, encoded by the coding sequence ATGAAACAGATCCTGGTTACGGGTGGTGCCGGGTTTATCGGGACCAACTTTATCAGATACGTGCACAGGAACCGACAGGACTGGCATATTGTCAACCTGGATGCCCTGACCTATGCCGGCAATCCCGGCAATCACCGGAATCTGGAAAAAGACCCCCGGTATACCTTTGTCCACGGCAATATCTGCGATGGAGACCTGGTGACATCTTTGTTTGATCAGTACCGGTTTGACGGGGTGTTTCATTTTGCGGCAGAATCTCATGTGGACCGCTCCATTGCCGGACCTGATGTATTTGTGAAAACCAATGTCACGGGCACTTTTGTCCTTCTTGATGCGGCTTTGGCGCATGTCCGCCGTCACAAGGACAAAAAATTCCGGTTTGTTCATGTGTCGACGGACGAGGTATATGGCAGCCTGGGGATTGATGAGCCCGCATTTACCGAGACAACAGCCTATGATCCCTCCAGCCCCTATTCCGCCTCCAAAGCCGCATCCGACCATTTGGTCAAAGCCTGGTACCGGACTTTCGGTCTGCCCGTGATAGTGACCAACTGCTCCAATAACTACGGACCCTATCAGTTTCCGGAAAAACTGATACCTTTGATGGTACTGAACTGTCTGGACAACCAGCCGCTGCCGGTGTATGGAAACGGAAAGAATATCCGGGACTGGCTGTATGTGACCGATCATTGTGATGCGCTGGTCCGGGCATGTGAGAGAGGGATCCCCGGTGAAACCTATAACATCGGCGGTGGAGAAGAAAAAACCAATCTGGAAGTGGTGGAAACGGTGTGTGACATCGTGGATGAAAAGACCGGGAAACAACCGGGCACAAGCAGGAACCTGATCACATTTGTCCAGGACCGGCCCGGCCATGATCTTCGATATGCCATCAATCCAGACAAATCGTATGAAAAAATCGGTTACAAAGCAGGTTTTTCTTTTGATCAGGCATTGTCTGTCACTGTTGATTGGTACCTTGAAAATATGGAATGGGTGAAGTCCGTGCAGACAGGGGCGTACCGGGAATGGATCAGAACCCATTACAGGCGCGGCCAAGAGCGCTTGGAAAAATAA
- the rfbC gene encoding dTDP-4-dehydrorhamnose 3,5-epimerase — translation MQIFHTEIQDVKIIQPQVFGDHRGFFMETFRDDLFRQTIADTVFVQENHSMSGQGVLRGLHYQIHQPQGKLVRIIRGTVFDVAVDIREKSKDFGRWAGVTLSAENKKMLWVPPGFAHGFYVLSKQAELVYKCSDYYAPAHERTILWNDPDIGIDWPLLDENQPLLSSKDAAGERFGKAEVFK, via the coding sequence ATGCAAATTTTTCATACCGAAATTCAGGATGTAAAAATTATTCAACCTCAGGTATTTGGGGATCACCGGGGGTTTTTCATGGAAACTTTCAGGGATGATCTTTTCAGGCAGACGATCGCTGATACCGTTTTTGTCCAGGAAAACCACAGCATGTCCGGCCAGGGAGTTCTCAGGGGGCTGCATTACCAGATTCACCAACCCCAGGGGAAACTGGTGCGGATCATCCGGGGAACGGTGTTTGACGTGGCAGTGGATATCCGGGAGAAATCAAAGGATTTCGGCAGGTGGGCAGGGGTCACGCTGAGTGCAGAAAACAAGAAAATGCTCTGGGTGCCCCCCGGGTTTGCCCATGGATTCTACGTGTTGAGCAAGCAGGCGGAGCTGGTGTATAAATGTAGTGATTATTATGCACCGGCGCATGAACGTACCATCCTCTGGAATGATCCCGATATCGGCATTGACTGGCCTCTGCTGGACGAAAACCAGCCCCTGCTGTCATCCAAGGATGCGGCAGGAGAGCGGTTTGGAAAAGCCGAGGTGTTTAAATGA